The proteins below come from a single Pseudochaenichthys georgianus chromosome 14, fPseGeo1.2, whole genome shotgun sequence genomic window:
- the LOC117458914 gene encoding uncharacterized protein, producing MGTRLSSRIELVRYRKLGRRKTGGASQEPSILLISLQEEALLKRREETSTWQDGPEFLRWPVEEWPIRSAGEVAAQARESVDKLQRKAFSAAITRAQAEINQRDGLEDTQGNIKRESQGEEPSAKQTPTRTLTGKTVEDLVEVKNFSSLQRLVRVIAWVRRAAKKWLEIKDQPRTGSKVGVVSLKEKVKGATITVKEFDDALKYLFRAAQENATFPHTTMSRLAVYRHEESGLLVCGGQIQMFNEDKTAVALIPFEAWVSTLLAQEAHKANHEGVAGTLLRMRKKAWVIKGRLANLQRRRSTAVLHAGRSEQNGANK from the coding sequence ATGGGAACCAGACTTTCTTCACGAATAGAGTTGGTGAGATACAGAAAGCTGGGCCGGCGGAAGACTGGTGGTGCATCCCAGGAACCCTCAATATTGCTGATCTCATTACAAGAGGAAGCGCTCCTGAAAAGAAGAGAAGAGACATCTACATGGCAAGATGGACCTGAGTTCCTGAGGTGGCCAGTGGAGGAGTGGCCTATCAGATCAGCTGGAGAGGTGGCAGCTCAAGCCAGAGAGAGTGTGGACAAGCTCCAGAGGAAGGCATTCTCAGCAGCCATAACAAGAGCTCAAGCCGAAATAAATCAAAGAGATGGCCTAGAAGACACACAGGGAAACATAAAAAGAGAGAGTCAAGGGGAGGAACCTAGTGCCAAGCAGACTCCTACCAGGACACTCACAGGAAAGACTGTGGAGGATCTGGTGGAGGTGAAAAACTTCAGCAGCCTTCAAAGACTTGTCAGGGTCATAGCCTGGGTACGAAGAGCTGCTAAAAAGTGGCTGGAGATCAAGGACCAACCTAGGACAGGATCAAAGGTGGGGGTAGTATCTCTGAAGGAAAAGGTCAAGGGAGCCACAATAACAGTGAAGGAGTTTGATGACGCGCTGAAATATCTCTTCCGTGCAGCTCAGGAAAATGCAACATTCCCCCACACTACCATGAGCAGGCTGGCGGTTTACAGACATGAGGAGTCAGGACTTCTGGTTTGTGGAGGCCAGATCCAGATGTTTAATGAAGACAAGACTGCAGTGGCGCTGATACCATTTGAAGCATGGGTATCCACATTACTGGCACAAGAAGCCCACAAAGCAAATCATGAGGGAGTGGCAGGGACCCTTCTCAGGATGAGGAAAAAGGCCTGGGTGATAAAAGGTCGACTTGCAAACTTGCAAAGAAGACGGTCGACAGCTGTGTTACATGCAGGAAGATCAGAGCAAAACGGTGCCAACAAATAA